Proteins encoded in a region of the Nicotiana tomentosiformis chromosome 9, ASM39032v3, whole genome shotgun sequence genome:
- the LOC104090232 gene encoding (E,E)-geranyllinalool synthase — translation MDSLPVSSIESLVIEIKKEMFSNQEFNTFVTPISAYDTAWLAMISYNNQEEAINGHSFSGPMFKSCLNWILNNQNEQGFWGESNGENLPTIYALTATLACMIALKKWNVGETNIKKGLKFIHANTEILLKENSQQFPRWFIIVFPAMVQLSKSVGLEIIFVNGSERLLSDVAMKRKVILESEKLMDVTAGHDQPLLAYLESLPNYVLNQKDQILKHLSEDGSLFQSPSATAQAFMATGNQKSLEYLMSIVHKCPNGVPSMFPVDEELTKLCIVDHIQRMGLANHFNKEIEQILGQVYKNQMNNQNEYLSEISTLSERLYKDSLAFRLLRLQGYKINEGSFCWFVHQPQIRAYIEKNQERFTYVMYNVYRATDLMFKGESEMEEVRSFARYFLERSMKLVNNEGSLLLLPTLQKVIKHELNVPWVARLEHLDHRLWIELSQSLPLSIGKSADYWLSCLHNDKLLKLAVQNYEFRQSVYRTELEELKSWSKEKGLVDIGFGREKTTYSYFASAASSSSFLPFDSLLRLVVAKCSIVITVADDYYDEEASLSDLQILTDAVQRWDGSNLDGPSKIIFDALDDLVCDVAKLYHLRHAIDITPELRHQWQETFLAWMMESTWSNNVAMPSRNQYLEIGMISIGAHILVLHAASLENPSLPREKLRPINGQYENITKLLMATTRLLNDIQSYQKECEVGKMNYTLLHMNENPGAQLDDSIEFVKEILANKKKEFLENVLMDGFNDMPKKCKLLHLSCLNVFHMFFNSCNLFDTKAAILEDIMRAIYVPLQEQTSVPPLKTSPILTPQEKKKKKKKIENIPTKVSACLNGKNFKHQVGIGISFVGSKAPKNNPFGWYTKGFASQKLSSCFI, via the exons ATGGATTCCTTACCAGTCTCCTCCATTGAATCTCTAGTCATTGAGATCAAGAAAGAGATGTTCTCAAACCAAGAATTTAACACTTTTGTCACCCCAATATCTGCCTATGACACTGCTTGGTTGGCCATGATTTCTTATAATAATCAAGAAGAAGCCATTAATGGTCATTCTTTTTCTGGCCCTATGTTTAAGAGTTGTTTAAATTGGATTCTCAACAACCAAAATGAGCAAGGATTTTGGGGAGAATCCAATGGTGAAAATCTTCCCACCATTTATGCTCTTACTGCTACTCTTGCTTGTATGATAGCACTCAAGAAATGGAATGTGGGTGAAACCAACATCAAAAAAG GTTTGAAATTTATTCATGCTAATACGGAAATACTTCTGAAAGAGAATTCTCAACAATTTCCACGTTGGTTCATCATTGTTTTCCCTGCAATGGTTCAACTTTCTAAATCAGTAGGCCTGGAGATTATTTTTGTGAATGGATCAGAAAGATTACTTTCGGACGTTGCAATGAAAAGGAAAGTAATTCTTGAAAG TGAAAAGCTAATGGATGTGACAGCAGGGCATGATCAACCTCTATTGGCATATTTAGAGAGCTTGCCAAATTATGTTTTGAATCAAAAAGACCAAATCCTAAAACATTTAAGTGAAGATGGTTCTTTGTTTCAATCTCCCTCTGCTACAGCACAAGCATTCATGGCCACAGGAAACCAAAAATCTCTTGAATATCTCATGTCCATTGTTCATAAGTGTCCAAATGGAG TACCTTCAATGTTTCCAGTGGATGAAGAGCTAACAAAGCTTTGCATAGTTGACCACATTCAAAGAATGGGATTGGCTAACCACTTTAACAAAGAGATTGAACAGATTCTTGGCCAAGTTTATAAGAATCAAATGAATAACCAGAATGAGTACTTATCAGAAATAAGTACTTTATCTGAGAGATTATACAAGGACTCATTGGCTTTTCGACTTCTCCGTTTGCAAGGCTATAAAATAAATGAAG GAAGTTTTTGTTGGTTTGTTCATCAACCGCAGATAAGGGCCTACATAGAAAAGAATCAAGAACGTTTTACGTATGTGATGTACAATGTGTACAGAGCTACAGATCTCATGTTTAAAGGAGAATCTGAAATGGAGGAAGTACGATCTTTTGCCAGATATTTTCTTGAACGTTCAATGAAGCTCGTGAACAATGAGGGCAGCTTATTACTTCTTCCTACACTTCAAAAAGTG ATTAAGCATGAGTTGAATGTTCCATGGGTTGCTCGACTAGAACATCTTGATCACAGATTATGGATTGAATTAAGTCAATCTCTCCCTCTTTCAATTGGAAAATCCGCAGATTATTG GTTGTCTTGTCTGCACAATGACAAATTGCTGAAATTAGCAGTGCAAAATTACGAATTTCGGCAGTCAGTTTACAGGACGGAATTGGAAGAACTAAAGAG TTGGTCGAAAGAGAAAGGCCTTGTGGACATTGGATTTGGGCGAGAGAAAACTACATATTCCTATTTTGCAAGTGCAGCTAGCAGCAGCAGTTTTCTACCTTTTGATTCTTTACTTCGATTGGTTGTTGCAAAATGTTCCATAGTTATTACAGTTGCTGATGATTATTATGATGAGGAAGCTTCTTTAAGTGACTTGCAAATCTTAACCGACGCTGTACAAAG GTGGGATGGAAGTAACCTTGATGGCCCTAGTAAGATCATATTTGATGCACTTGATGATCTTGTGTGTGATGTTGCTAAGTTATACCACCTTCGACACGCAATTGACATCACCCCAGAACTTCGACATCAG TGGCAGGAGACATTTCTTGCATGGATGATGGAAAGTACGTGGAGTAATAATGTAGCCATGCCATCTAGGAATCAATACCTAGAAATTGGCATGATATCAATCGGTGCACATATTTTGGTTCTTCACGCTGCTTCTCTTGAAAATCCAAGCTTGCCAAGGGAAAAACTTAGGCCAATTAATGGCCAATATGAAAATATTACAAAGTTGCTAATGGCCACCACTCGTTTGTTGAATGACATCCAGAGCTATCAA AAAGAATGTGAAGTAGGGAAAATGAACTACACATTACTTCACATGAATGAAAATCCAGGGGCACAACTTGATGATTCAATTGAATTTGTGAAAGAGATTTTGGCCAACAAGAAGAAAGAATTTCTTGAAAATGTTCTAATGGATGGATTCAATGATATGCCAAAGAAATGCAAACTTCTTCATCTTTCTTGCCTAAATGTATTTCAcatgttcttcaattcttgcaatTTATTTGATACCAAAGCAGCAATTCTTGAAGATATAATGAGAGCTATTTACGTTCCTCTTCAAGAACAAACCTCAGTTCCACCTTTAAAAACTTCTCCAATTTTAACACctcaagaaaagaagaagaagaagaagaagattgagAATATTCCAACTAAAGTTTCTGCTTGTCTCAATGGGAAAAACTTCAAACACCAAGTTGGCATTGGCATAAGTTTTGTTGGAAGTAAAGCTCCTAAGAATAATCCTTTTGGTTGGTATACAAAAGGATTTGCTTCACAAAAGTTAAGTTCATGTTTCATATGA